The DNA window CAGGTATATGGTTCGTCGTAGGTTGACGAGATCCGTATTGCTCTGATCCTTGATTTCTAaagccttttcttcttttttctcctcgTCATCCTCGCTATCgtcttcctcgtcatcatcatcctcgtcgtcACTTCCCTCTCCAAGAATTTCCGCTTTCAATCGTTTGTATAATTCCTCATTTTGCTCCCATTCAGGatcgaatttgaaaatattcagTCCATCTTGgacatcaatttcatcatccaGGGCCATGCGGTGTGTGATTtgatcttcctcctccacgAGATCCAACTCTTCCTTGATCGCAGGATTATCTTTATACTTGTCTTTTCGGACTTGGAAAAGAACTTCAATCATATATTGCACCCGTTTATCAATATCTGCCTCATTCAGAATGTTCCTGAACTGATCGAACACTGCTAGTGCAATAGGCCCGCTCATCTCTTCGAGATGTTGACCCACTTCACGCGTCAATCCGACCGCAATTTCAACACTATCGTCCGTTGGCTTATTGAGAAGTAACAGTAGAATCTGCGCCGCGACAATCTCGTTTGCTACCTGTTGATTACAAAGATGGGCGATGAATGTGGTGGCAGAAAGACAGACAGCCTTATCGTTTCTCTTGAACCCTTTTTTGAACTGAACTATAAGACGTTTTAACAGAAGCTCTCCAACCTGGGGAAGCTTCGTATTGACGATCGCGGCCATGGCGGCATATATCGGTGTGAATGGTAAACTGGCAGCCTGGGCCTTCATAATACTCCTACAGAATAGCCCTCGACCTCGAATCAGATTCTCTCCGAATAACTCTGGCACAATATGTTTTATGTTTGAGACATTAACTTTGTTGATTAAACCGTTGATAGACTTCTTCAAAGCTTCCCAGGCCATTCGCTGATATTCTTTGCTCGATTTGTCGGTGATCTGGGATTGAAGAGCTCGTAGGCGCGCAGGTGGTATATAGGTACCACCAGATCGCATCGTAAGAAGTTTCTCATATTCGGCTTTCGCAGCAGCCTGCTTTTCTTCCTCCGATCTCTTCTCCATGACTGCGTGGGTAGATTCTAACGATTGAAATCGTCAGATGGTTGtctctttttgaaaaggTGACGGgtattgaaaatgaggaATTGACGCAGGGTTAATGGCGCGCTAATGAACGCGATGAAGCTAAGATAAGATAACAGTCACGTGTGCCTCCAGAAGTCGTGCCTTCATTTGTTCTGGCgtaattattttgaaatataacaGACAATATATTTGTTTCCTGAATACATATGGTACATCTAGGTCGGTACGTCGTTTATTCCACTTCCAACGATTTGCAATAGAACATTCACAAGCAGCATGGTGCTGTCCTGTATTTAAATATTACATAAGTCACAGGTAGCTTTTACTGTGCTTGTTAGATTAGAGCCGTGCACCAGTCCCCCCTTGTATTACGAAAGACCAGATTGACTTGACAGGGAAAGGAAGCTCTCATGCACTTTTGAACAATCAAATtgccttcaatttctttacgATAGTCACTCAAGAAAGTAAGGACAAGACACAcctctcaattcttcaagctTTCGGTGTTCGGGTTGATTTCATCACACTCCTTTAAAAGTCTATTGCAACAATGGTAAGATATATCCAGTCCGCGTGTAGCTGATTTTTCGCAACCTGCGCTGAAAGTTATACTAACATTCGCAGCTCGATCAACTAGTTGGCCTCGCGATGCTTGTCGCTGCTTCCGTCGTCTTCCTCTACTACACTATTTGGACTCTACTTATGGTACGGATATTATGCCCTCGTCAAGAAAGGGGTTTGAAGCTAACTGCAGGATCCAGCCATTCGTCGACTCCGATCATCCTCTCCAAAACGTATTCCCTCCTCGAGTCTGGGCAATCAGAATACCTGTCATCCTTATATTGTTGGCATCGGCTGTTGTCGGGTCCTTTTTGAGTGTGGTCATGATCAGAAGCAACAGAAAGAAGGCTGCCAAAGCGAAAGctgctttgaagaagaaggcatAAATGGGTTATACTGGGGCGGATTTGGTTAATGGGATTGGTGTTGCGGCAGCACAATAATGCTATATTTACATGATATCGAACTCACTGTATGCTCGCCTGGTAGTCAGTGGGAGCCCGTGGAAAATTTGGCGCAAATTGTGGAAAGGTTGGGCGTGAGTTTTTTTGGCATTTGTGAGGAATTTATATATGCATAAAATACCCACGATAAGCAGATGTCTATTTTCAGTCTATGCACTTGGTGATGATAATGGTATCAGTTGGCTCAATCGAACTTCTATGTGTTGTCATGAGCGAACTATGAACGCGGTCGTCGGCTTTGCATTCCGGCATAATCTGAAATCCTAGTAACAACAAAACTGCTTGACGCCAGCAACAACGGGTTCGCTGTACCTGCAGGAGACGTTGTTCTATTGCTACTTGACAATCGAGCTAGCGATATCCTCCTCTTCTAACGTGGCTAATTTACTGAGATCTACGATGCATCCTGCCTTCATGAACATCAGTCAAATTTACAAAGTAATTCACAAAGTGATGTTCGGTCCAGATGTGCCTCAATTGAAGGCCGGAAATGTATGAATAGTTACCAGTCTGGAGATGTCTCAAGTGCCCTGGCTCTGTTTGATCCACGGTACAGTTTATGCTCGGTACGCTCAAATGGTTAAAAGGGGGCTAGTTATGTGGCCCATTGTGGTGTATTACTCAGGTAGCTGCCGCTAGAGCCAATGGATCTAATACATATACAATAACTCGATATGAGCACATGTTGCCTGCTCCAGAGATAAGTAGACagagaggaaggagatcTACAGAGAAGCGAGAGTTATTATTAGTCTACCAGtcaatcatcttcctcctgtGAATCCGTCTATGGTCACGGATTCCAGCAGTAGATGTGATAGGTAATGAACACTTGGTCCCATGACTCTCATCGAGCTGATATCAAACGTCATCAATACCAAGCTGACACTATTTGAGAACTTGTCTGAGGGCGGCGGGAATCAGCTGCGAGGGAGGGCAAAGCTCTTTGATAGACAGACTAGGTACCTGATGACCGTGTCTATCAGCGAGATGTTTAAAGTATTAAGGAGAATGGCATCGAATACGACGCATATTGCGGTGTAGCATCGGGATATGAAAGTATCGCCTCTATTGATCGGGAGCGGCTATAATTAGCACAAAAGAACAATGAAAAGGCATTTCTGGTGGTGacaatggaatggaatggaatggatgcaCTCCGCCATGCTTGCTGGGTAGGCCAATAGATAGGCAGGCAACGTGAATAACAACAATAGCAAAGTGTTTGGTAtgatatgtgtgtgtgtgtgtgtgtatatcgTACATGTAGGAGAGTAGTCGACACCAGGGCAGGGAGCGGTAGCCACCACAATCATCGACGCAATGGATCAAAGAACAAAATAGCTTTTGCGTACACTTCCGCAACTCAAGGACGACAACTTGGTTATATATCCATTAGCTTCCACGAGTCTGCATACACAAACCTTTATCCTGCATATCTGAATCACCCATCCGTTGACTGATACGGTCAACTCGTGCCCAGGTGTACATGATCTCCCCACTCTTGGCGAATGCCCCTCTTCATACCGCAAACATATGCCAACCAGACTGCGATACCAGATCAGATAGCcatccagccagccagccatcCAGCCCGGCTCAGATTCAGGAGCTCTTTATGAaggagggaagggagagCAACAACAACCTACAAACACAAATACATCgttttatcaatattcattACCTTCCCTAAAGACGCTTACAAACACGCATCCTTTAAAATacattctttattattcaaatcttcccGCGCGTTATCCTGAATTCTGATTGTTCAGGAAGCCCGGGAAACTATCAAGTGTCAGACATCCGAAACACCTTACGACCTCATCATCGTGTCAACCTCGATCAACCCGAGTCCTGGACTACAAACACACTACATCTACATTACATCAACTATAGAAACTCGCAAGTCTCTTTGATAGGACTTTATAACCATTTGAATGCCCCCCTCATACGACAACGAAACCAACAACAATTCAAGCGGAACATCACAATCTAATAAAACTGGCAAAGGCGCGTCCGCTGGAGTGCAGATTCCCACCAAGAACGGCAAGAAGAATGGGTCGGCGAGGGATGGCGGCGGTGGTTCTGGAGGAATTATGGCTGCGGTGACGAAGAATAATGCCGCGAAATCGTGGGTTTCTTCTTTCGTAAAGACTCTCCTCAACATACCTGTTTGCTAATCTGCCATCTCATGTAGTAAGAACAAATCTCCCGTGGTGACTCCTCCAACACCATCTCCAGAGACGACGCCAGTTGTTTCCATACAAGATGAAAGTTCCGTGACATCACCTATGTTGGAGGCCCTATCGTCCACCTCTCAGGGTTCTTCTGTCACGCACCATACAAATGAATGGGCTAAGGATATTCCAGCGTTTTCCAGTTCTCCGAATAACCTTATCAGTCTCGGCGAATCGCCGCCTACTCTGCCATCTTCATACGAGGACAAGATTACGAACTACGGCTATCCCGCGAAAGAACAAAAAGGGTCTCCCAATAATCACATTCCCTTATCTTCTTCGCCAATAAGTACACTAGGCCGTAGAAGACCTGTGAGCTACCAAATGGATGGAAACCTCCCATACAGTCCTGAAGAATATCACTCCGCGCTGGCTTATGCAGCTCGACGTACCTCGAGCTATTCACAACAATCACAGGCGATGCGATATAATCCTTATCCGCCACTCCCACATCAACCTCAAGCCCACTTCCATGGAGCGCCTGATACCAATCTTATGCTGTCACCAAGAACTCCGGGCCTGGTCCCTGGTGAGAAAGGCTTTTTTTGTGGATTTGATACTTATCCGGCTCAAGATACAAACAAACCTCCAAACAGCGTGATTGTCACTGGATTTGAGGGTGGACTTAGTGTTCATAATGTTACGAAGAGAGGTCTCAATAGAATCCTTACTTTAGATGGGTTGAGGGGCGGGGTTTACAATACCAAGATCCTTCCGTGGAATGCTTCATCGGAACTTGCTTTCCAATATCCTTTGATCGCGGTCGTTGTACACGGTCCCGTTCGAACAATTAGTGACAGCTCCAGCGCCGAACACACTGCGTCTTCAGAAATTCCTCCCGCTGCAGTTGACGAAGAGGGTTCAAATTCCCCGCGACTACCAACCCGCTCTGTCAACGGCGAcaacgatgatgatttgatagaCTATTATCAAACAACCGTGGAAATATATTCCTTGAGTACAAAGAAACATATTGCCACCCTACTATCTACTCCAAAAATTCACGTACCAATACCTCCATCGAGCCCATTGTTCACAGCACCAGCCCCTATGGGTTCTTTGACAATCCGAGCGGATCGGGGCAACGTTGTCGTAGCTTCCGGTATTACTGGCGAAACATGGATCTTTCGGCAACGGGATGGTAGTGAGAAAGTCGAGTTCAAGTGTATTGGAAAGGTATGGACAACCGTTCAACATGGTCTTTCCGTAGATCCCGCTGTTTTCAACAACGTCGCTGAAGGTGGACGTCAAGCTGAGGCTAGTCCACGATCTCAATACAAAGCCTCAATACTATCTTTGAATGGACGTTGGCTAGCTTATTGTCCATCAGCAGCAACTTCTCAAATCTCACTCCGTGCTACCATTCCTGAAAGCCTCGCAACAGGGCGCGTCCCTGGCTTGAATTCACAAGCTCCACCTCATCTTCCTGCCGTAAACTGCCTAGTGGACACTCCTGGTGGTGAAGGGGTACTGAAACAAGTTCTTCAAGCGGCAACACAAGGAATTGTTGAAATTTCAGGCTATGTTGGCAAACAAGGTGCTCAGTATTGGAATAATTATTGGAACAAATCTACACCCCAGCAAACGAACAGTGGGAACGGGTACCCAGCGCCCCAGAATATTTCGCCTCAATTCCCTCCTACGCATGGAATCAATAGCCAAGCGAGCACTACAAGTAAGGATCCTGGTCTGATATCAATTCTAGACTTGGACTCGCTCGCCCAGCAAACTTCGGGATCTTCAATTCACCCGTTGGCTACTTTCCCCGTGCCTCACGGATGTAGTTTCTTGTCACTTGCGCCTAGCGGTCTAGCGTTGTTCACGGCCAGTAGTAAAGGCGATGTTCAGTTTGTCTGGGACCTTATGCGATTGCACTATTCAAGGTCATCTCTCCTGAAAGGGGCGAGCTCCCAAAATGGAGGACTACATGGGCCACACGTACGACAGATTGCACAATTCTCGCGCATGACTATTGCAAGAATTGTGGATGTCGTATGGACTGCACCGCACGGTGAGCGTGCTGCGATGGTTACTGAGCCTGGAACGGTTCATATCCTCGATCTTCCAGCTAGTGCTTTTACCTGGCCTCCACCACGGCGACGCATTCACTCCGAAAATTCCGAGCAGGTAACTCCTGATGCTAATAGTGCTGCGCTTTCTGCTGTTGGGGTGGCCTCAAGTGCCGTGTCGTCATTATGGACCGTGGCTAGACCTCTGGTAGGTTCCCGCCGGCGTCGAAGTAGTGTCGGCATTCCAGGCATCACTGCCGCAAGCGTGAAGTCGCAAGCAGGACAAGGAACACAGGCATTGGCCGCTGGAATTAGCCGTTCTGTGGGCGCTGCAACTGgtaaaatgaatgaaatgcGAAAATCTGGTGGGACAAAACTGCATCTACCCAAGAGTAGAAACattccaaacccaaactgCGTGAGGTTCTTCAATGGGAAACATGGCGATTCGATTACCGTAGTTGGTGGGGGCATCATACGAATCTATACTGTGAAAGGCAGGAGGGCAGATCGTCCAGCGGATAAGCAAAAAGCATCTAGGGGTGCCAAATACGTCGAGTATCAAGTACCTTCTCTGCCTGATATTAGAATTGCACCGGGACCGGTGCCCGACGATGTTCTTGAAACTTTGACTAGAGATGCAggagagaattggaaagCGAGACAAGTATCAACTCGGATGCCGCCCCTATCTGGAGCTGAATCCTCAATACCTCAAGCAGAAATTGAGTCGAATGCTCCATATCAGCCATTCCATACAGATCGACGAGTTAGTCTCCACGTTTATTGTCACGGAAAGACtaaatcatcttcttcaacgtCTACAAGTGATTCACCTGACAATAGTGTGGCTGATTCGTCCAAGAAGGCGTGGGCATTTGGCGGCCCTATAAGAAGTACGAGACTGGACGTTGGTCCACCTCAACTTACGGAAGACGATTACCAAGCTTCTTCCTACCACCGAGCTCTCCCATCCTCCGCCATCGAGCGCGTGATGAGGGTTGCAGACAGCAATTTCGAGGATATGGAGCAGATTGTGGTTACTACTCGAAGGCGCAAGGGTGCTAGTTCGAACGGTGCCCCAAGGGCaggtgatgaggatgaggaaggtTTCTTTGAAGATGATTGCGAGGTCCTGGATTTTGCTAGTCAGCGGGTTTGATCGATTACAAATTCTTCAGCCAAATCTTTTCGCACTTTGTGGCAAGCGCATTCAACACAACGATCGGCCGAGAAGAGGTTTGGTCTATGACCCACGGTGATACACTTATAAACAATTGCTCGccttttgatttcgataGAAGGTAATAGGGCCTTCACAGGTTTCCTAGCATTgcatcttttcaatttttctgtAGTTGAATCTCTATAGGGAGTCTGCGGTGAGCACTTATGCATAGCTTAGGTTTAACGGCGTTTTTGGTTAAGGACATACAAGTCTTTGGGCTGGGCGAGCTAGAGGCTAGGGTACTGGTGATATGGAATAGCTGGGATTATACAGAATGGCCTGATATGCTTTTGTGAGATACCATAAACAAGAATACAACAAGTAATTTTCCAATTGGCAATATCTATTCTCTACGCAACATTGATTTTTTGTGTCCAGATGCATTATTCCAATGTTTTGATTGTGCATTTGAACCCGTGTTGACGGTCTTATACACTCTTTCATAGTCAATGGGGTATCAGAGATATTGTGTACAAAATGTAAAAGGCCACTTGTGCTCTGTTATGAATGTAAGtctcaaaatttgaataaaaccTATACTAACCCTCATGTCATTGGTCTACCTCGAGGATACACGTGTAGAACGTAAATCGCGCATGCGTAATACATCACAAATTTGTGGGCACAAGTTTCATAGTCCCGTTCCCATGCCTTGGTTACCTTTTGGGAGATTCCGGCGATTATTAGATAGCAAGAAACACGGTGGTTTGAATTAAGGGCTTGAGATTGCTCTCCATATCGCGACTACTGGGCAAAGATGCAGTGGTCTTTTTCGGATCACTTCAATTGTACTTAAAAGATCGGTGTCATATCTGAGAATATTCTAATGCCATGTCTGGACTTCCGCCGACTATGGCTGGGTCTTCTGTAAAGCCTTGAGAATGAGGTCCTTGGCCCACGATGCCCTACATAAACCGCCATATTGCTCCTGCAACCGGCGTATTATCATTGTCCTCCATGCTCCCGTTTACACTTTTAATCCATTCCTGTTCTAATGCCATCGCATCTGATTCTATTTGTGCCATGGTCTGCATCTCTAGAAGCATACCACCGACCAAGGCCCTGAGCCCACCAACCACACTTGCCATTGTAGACTCTTTTTCTAAACTTCCGAGATCTTCCAAGGCATCTCGCCATCCTGCTAATTTCCTGTTCAATACCAAGCATTCATCTTTCCATGCCAAATCTAGTTCCTCGATGAACActatttcctcttcctcgtccAACATCTGATCGTGATCCCTATCCCTCAATATCTCCTCACATCTGATAACCCACTTCTCAAACTTCCTCACGAGCCTCGCATATTTTCCTCCAGGCTCGCCTAGATTCCAAGCTTCATTGAGCACTTCATCGAGTAGTTGTATCTTCTCCTCTAAGCCCCACCCAGGAATTCCTATATCTTCCCACTCTTTGAAAGCAGCAGCATTGATTCGTCCCGCTTCCTCTACCTCCAGGCGAACTAACTCATCATGTCTCTTTACTACTGATTGGAACTTTGCCCCAAGCTTTTTCTTCGCACTCGCTTTCCATTGTCTGTTTACTAATTCCGCATCCCGATGCAACAAGTGCAATTGTAATAATTCATTCTGGAGCTTTGCGGTTTCCGCGGTTATCGCGATGTTCGCTGGGAGTTTGCTGGGAGTCGGGGCGGCGAGAAAGGACGCAGTATGTGGTTTAGAACCAACGTTTTTTGCTGGGGAAAAGTGCTGTTGAAGAGTCGAGAATGCAGGTTTGCGAATGGATGAATCTGCGTATAGAGATTGTGGGCGTGCTCTCACTGGGACATCTTGCGGTTGTACTCTCTGCGACGTTTGGCTCGGTGGACGAGATCTTTGTGACGTTTGACTGGGCGGGCGGGATCGCTGTGATGTTTGACTGGGTGGGCGGAGGACAGTGGAAGAATTGTTCAATATTGTCGATGAAGAATTTGTCCGTATATGGCACGGTCTCGTAGTAGCAGAAGTGATCGACGAGGTACGTACGTGCCGATTTGTAGAAGTTAGAGGTGGTCTTGAACGATCTTTTACGGGTTCGGACGTCGCAGCAGAATTTCGAACAGACGTTGATCGAGCCTGACCACCCGTCGTGGAAGGTTTGGTCACATTTGCCCGGGTCGATGGGGGACGTATGGTAGCATTGTTGGCACCAATGGAACTCGTCGTCGATGACCGTGTAGATGTGGGAGTGCTCGATGCGGTGGTGGAAATGGTTGTTCTCCGCGGTTTGATGGTAGTAGGTAAACGGCTGGGTGAGGCTATACTCTCGGGAGCTGCAGCCAcagatgatttgatatcggGACGACTTAGATTAGTAATTCTCTCTGAAGGTTTGCGAATTGATCTCGTCCTTGATGGTAATGTTGCCATGGTTTTTGGGTTGGTAGTTATGTTATGATATGTGTGAATTGCAGAATCAATTATTTGTTAATGGTTCGGTCGAACAATTGAATGGAACAACTGTGTTGCTATGTTGACATGTTATTTAAATACTGACATCCATCCTAGCGACGTTTTCACTTATTGATACTCGAGTACAGCAAGGCCATGCAGAAACGATGCAGCATTGCATGGGGAACAGAATCACTTGAAGTTGCGGTAAGTTACGAAGCTACGAACGAGGTTGCTACGGGGAACGCAGCTATTGGCAAGTGCCAGTCAATGGTACTTATTGGCTTGGGTTGCTTTGCTCTTTATATCTGAGGTTGTATGTGTGCAATGTTGGAGTCTCTCCATGAGTTTATCAATCAGATAGAAGTACGTCGTGTCGTGTCGTGTCGTGTTGTGTCGTGTCGTGCGTGTTCTTGTCCTTGCGTTTCTGGTAGAAGTGACTCGCAGTGACTGTCTAGGGTACGGGTATTCGTGGTACCTTACACCATTGATCGAGGTACATACATTATCGCAATCAACGATGCAGCACGTCAATCGTATCGACAGAGCGCAGCAAATCAATCGTCAACTCGGCCAATGGACTTGGGTTGATTGATCGAGTAACGACGACGGGATCAAGGGAGTCTGGCGAGACGAGCAACACATGGGAGAGCAGGTACTGAGAGAGTAATACGATGTAGTCGAcacaaatacaatatatttgatacttcctttctcttcactAATTCATTGGTAGGACCACGCGAACTGGGAGATGTCTTGGTCGATGttcaaactcaaattgaCGAGTTCAAGTTATATCATATCCACACGTATATATACTGTAGTATATACGTATAGTTATACCTAGTATGCGTATAGTTATACCTAGTATGCGTATTGAACATATGTGTATAAGACGAGTACATATAGAAATagacatatatatatagatacaCGCACAAACGTAACCTTTTCTTCAAACCATCTCCTCACACCTACCTAACCAATAATTGCATTCAGCCCCGATCTCCAATACGAGGTCGAAAATGTATTTTCGTAACCTTCCGCTATGCAAAGTCGAGAGTacaacatcacatcatatcacatcaataCGACGACGAGGTATACGCACATGGCAAATTTATCTTTTCAAGGCCCCTTGCTATCTCATATCgtatctctctatctacctatctacatatctacctatctacctatctacctatctacatATCCACATATCTATCTGCCCGGCATCTACGAAGATCGCCATGACGATCATTCTCACACACACCTGAAGTTTCGACTGTGGAAAACCCCCCGCCGTCTGCGCACGACTCTTGGAATTCTAAGTatagattgaaaagaaaagagtggAATAGAAAAGGAACGCCCTCTGACCTTCGCCCTCCATCCTCACTTCCGTCCCTTCTGCCATACCAAAGCATGATAATATATCCAACGGCGTGTAAAGCAGCTTGGCAAACAACATGGAATATGCTCAGAAACGCCTCATCTGAAATTCGAGGTAGGTATCCAGACTATCCGACATCCCATATATTGCTCATGATGGGATGAATTTCAATCAAGTAAAATCCAGCTTCCCTTCCACGGCATCCGTCTTGTTCCCTCCTTTTTCAGTGTAAATTTCCTTCTAGAACTCCTCGCCGgtttcaatttcatcatcatcaatatccaaatccatgCGTTGTAGGACAAGTGCAATAAGCACTTTAGTCAAAACAAATGCATGAACTTCTTGCAAGATATCTAGTCCATACATGCCCTTGCGAAGTTCCCCTTTCATCATTCCGTCGTTTGACCATTTCAGGGGATCCCGGTTGGCGACCTTGTTTTATATCACACCCAAAGTACCAAAGTAAGTCGAATATCTGTGGATTTGTGTGCTTTCTGTCttcctttatttttctcTCATTGTTGCAACTCTGATTCAATTCACTACATTGAATTGTATTGTTGTATtgaattatcaatttcaCTTGAACAATcgttcttttctttcgagAAGTCAAGGCCGAGAGGCTTGAAACAAGATGGACACAGCAGTCAATTCGCCGTATCGAGAGCCCCTCTCGAAGTACACAAAGGCGCTTCCCAGTACACCTATGGAACTGGAAGATTCTCAACAAACAATCACGTCAAAAACCTTGCCTTCTTTGCCAGCAAGAACGAGTTCTCTGCCAGAGAGGAAAGGCTCAAAGCCAATGTCAATTCCACGTCGAGCCGTTGGGAGTACTTCAATCGCGTCAAAAAAGTCTTCCATTTCGAGCATATCATCTTCGGCTTACTCTGATTCTGTCCTTTCTCGAACTTTGTCCGGGAATAGCAACTTTACCAAAGATTCACTCAGCTATACTGAGTCCGAGTTTCGAAAAACTCCCCCGATAccagagaaagaggaagagaaacaaATATCTCCTGCAACACCAAGAAAGGATACAGGAAGCCCAGAATCTTTATCAAgttcaaaatcttctccaacgCAAGAAATTTGGAGGAGAAG is part of the Botrytis cinerea B05.10 chromosome 10, complete sequence genome and encodes:
- the Bccwc22 gene encoding Bccwc22, translating into MEKRSEEEKQAAAKAEYEKLLTMRSGGTYIPPARLRALQSQITDKSSKEYQRMAWEALKKSINGLINKVNVSNIKHIVPELFGENLIRGRGLFCRSIMKAQAASLPFTPIYAAMAAIVNTKLPQVGELLLKRLIVQFKKGFKRNDKAVCLSATTFIAHLCNQQVANEIVAAQILLLLLNKPTDDSVEIAVGLTREVGQHLEEMSGPIALAVFDQFRNILNEADIDKRVQYMIEVLFQVRKDKYKDNPAIKEELDLVEEEDQITHRMALDDEIDVQDGLNIFKFDPEWEQNEELYKRLKAEILGEGSDDEDDDDEEDDSEDDEEKKEEKALEIKDQSNTDLVNLRRTIYLTIMSSIDPEECCHKLMKVTLPPGQEPELPSMVIECCSQERTYSKFYGLIGERFAKINRLWTDLFEQSFAKYYDTIHRYETNRLRNIARFFGHLLSSDALGWHVLSIVHLNEEETTSSSRIFIKILFQDLSEAMGMAKLQARLKDDILRPYFEGLFPRDNPRNTRFSINYFTSIGMGAITEEMREYLQNMPKPALPTLPAAAADATSDSGSSVSSYSSYTGSSYSRSRSRSRSLSRSRSRSRSRSRSPSRSPSRSPSRSRSRTRSRTRSLSRSLSRSRSPSRSRYRSRYRSRTRSRSRSPSRSRSPPKRSRNGDRYSRSRSLSSERAPKRQRRLSD